The Aphis gossypii isolate Hap1 chromosome 3, ASM2018417v2, whole genome shotgun sequence genome includes a region encoding these proteins:
- the LOC114119241 gene encoding acetyl-coenzyme A transporter 1-like, giving the protein MMESQAKNSPENLVSLTAVDDSNSADVPNLKGDWHNLFVLLLLYTMQGIAGTGLCIGIPVLLQINKNVTYKEQALFSMVTWPYSLKMLWAPLVDALYVQKMGRRKSWLIPVQYLIGGCFIYMGKNIDEWLPETGKPDVLKLFYVVFFVQTLVATQDIVVDAWALTMLKKNNVVYASNCNLVGAMLGIMINSLFLTVFTSEDFCNKYLRFAPAKGGLVTNAYLFYCWAVLFILITTSIIIFKKEKDNRLEVNYVKLNIIQNYLLVLDILKIPSIWVLTIALLTTEIGFAATSQSLITLKLIDAGLPKDNVMVIISSMYIVKIITPIIVSKYTSGPKPMSVYLKLIPFRIIWSITFVVFIYYINNGKIDFPIYNYVILVFIFLINYSTFTTMSVARLAWFNRISDPRFGGTYMTLLNTLSHISIHWSTSIAIFMIDVLTFKECSLDYKNNCSTSNLSNTCKSNGGSCIVNVDGYYMESAMCILFGIGWYYIFKRKLINVQAKSSSHWMVNVKNNKVMKNETTGYKMVENL; this is encoded by the exons ATGATGGAATCGCAAGCCAAAAATTCACCAGAAAATCTTGTATCATTGACAGCAGTCGATGACTCGAATTCGGCCGATGTTCCAAATTTAAAAGGTGACTGGCATAACCTTTTTGTATTACTATTGCTGTACACAATGCAAGGCATAGCAGGTACGGGTTTATGTATAGGAATCCCGGTACTTCTGCAAATCAACAAAAATGTGACTTACAAAGAGCAG gctTTATTTAGTATGGTGACATGGccatatagtttaaaaatgctGTGGGCACCATTAGTGGATGCGTTATATGTACAAAAGATGGGAAGACGAAAATCTTGGCTAATACcagttcaatatttaatcG GAGGATGCTTTATTTATATGGgcaaaaatattgatgaatgGTTACCAGAAACAGGAAAGCCTGACGTACTGAAATTGTTTTACGTGGTTTTCTTCGTTCAAACTTTAGTAGCTACGCAGGACATAGTTGTCGACGCTTGGGCACTAACAATGTTAAAGAa GAATAATGTAGTATATGCGTCAAATTGCAATTTAGTGGGCGCAATGTTGGGCATAATGATTAACTCCTTATTTCTCACTGTGTTCACATCAGAAGATTTTTGTAACAAGTATCTACGATTTGCACCTGCTAAAGGAGGATTAGTTACCAATGcat atttattttattgttgggCAGTCCtgttcattttaataacaacatcGATTATCAtcttcaaaaaagaaaaagataaCAGGTTAGAGGTCAACTACGTAAAGCTcaacattattcaaaattatttactggtattggatattttaaagatacctAGTATCTGGGTATTGACGATTGCGTTGTTGACAACGGAG ATTGGATTTGCTGCCACTAGTCAAAGTTTGATAACTTTAAAACTCATTGATGCCGGATTACCAAAAGACAATGTTATGGTTATAATCTCATcaatgtatatagtaaaaattattactccaATTATCGTATCAAAATACACTTCAGGACCTAAACCAATGAGCGTATACTTAAAGTTAATACCCTTCAG AATAATTTGGAGCATCACgtttgttgtatttatatactacataaataatggaaaaatagattttccgatatataactatgtaatattagtatttatatttttaataaattac agtacATTCACAACTATGAGTGTGGCTAGATTGGCATGGTTCAATCGGATAAGTGATCCTCGTTTTGGTGGTACTTATATGACATTATTGAATACACTTTcacatataagtatacattggTCGACTTCAATTGCGATTTTCATGATAGATGTTTTAACATTCAAAGAATGTTCATTAGATTATAAGAACAATTGTTCTACATCAAATCTAAGCAAC ACTTGTAAATCTAATGGAGGTAGTTGTATTGTAAATGTTGATGGTTATTACATGGAATCAGCTATGTGTATATTGTTTGGGATCGGATGgtactatattttcaaaagaaaacttataaatgttCAAGCTAAGAGCTCTTCTCATTGGATGGTCAATGTGAAGAATAATAAAGTgatgaaaaatgaaacaacTGGATACAAAATGGTTGAAAATTTATAG
- the LOC114119217 gene encoding troponin T isoform X4, which translates to MSDEEEVYTGDGDPEFVKRQELKSSALDEQLKEYIQEWRKQRSKEEDDLKKLKEKQAKRKVMRAEEEKRMAERKKQEEERRQREVEEKKQKDIEEKRKRLEEAEKKRQAMMAALKEQTNKSKGPNFTISKKEGALSMTSAQLERNKTREQIEEEKKISLSFRIKPLNIEGFSVQKLQFKATELWDQIIKLETEKYDLEERQKRQDYDLKELKERQKQQLRHKALKKGLDPEALTGKYPPKIQVASKYERRVDTRSYDDKKKLFEGGYMETTKESMEKQWTEKSDQFGGRAKGRLPKWFGERPGKKKDDPDTPEEEELKKNEEDEEPFGLDDEEAEEEVEEEEEEEEEEEEEEEEEEEEEEEEEEEEEEE; encoded by the exons ATGTCCGACGAAGAAGAAGTGTACAC tgGAGATGGAGATCCCGAATTCGTTAAG AGGCAAGAATTAAAATCTTCAGCCTTAGACGAACAGCTTAAAGAGTACATCCAAGAATGGCGCAAACAGCGGTCAAAGGAAGAAGACGACTTAAAGAAGTTGAAGGAAAAACAGGCCAAGCGCAAGGTTATGCGAGCGGAAGAAGAGAAGAGAATGGCCGAGAGAAAGAAGCAAGAAGAAGAACGCAGACAGAGAGAAGTCGAAGAAAAGAAACAAAAGGACATCGAAGAAAAACGTAAACGTCTAGAAGAGGCCGAGAAAAAACGGCAAGCTATGATGGCTGCTCTTAAGGAACAAACCAATAAATCTAAAGGACCAAACTTCACCATCAGCAAAAAAGAAGGT GCGTTGAGTATGACTTCTGCCCAACTTGAACGCAATAAAACCAGAGAACAGATCGaagaagaaaagaaaatatcgtTGAGCTTCAGAATCAAACCTTTGAATATTGAAGGATTCTCTGTGCAAAAACTCCAATTCAAAGCTACCGAACTCTGGGACCAGATCATCAAGCTGGAAACAGAAAAATACGATTTGGAGGAAAGGCAAAAGAGACAAGATTACGAC TTGAAAGAGTTGAAAGAACGTCAGAAGCAACAACTCCGCCATAAGGCTCTGAAAAAGGGTCTCGACCCCGAAGCCCTAACCGGCAAATACCCA CCCAAGATCCAAGTCGCTTCCAAGTACGAGAGGCGAGTTGACACAAGGTCTTATGATGATAAAAAGAAGCTGTTCGAAGGA gGTTATATGGAAACCACTAAAGAATCGATGGAAAAACAATGGACAGAAAAAAGTGACCAATTCGGTGGCCGCGCTAAAG GACGATTACCGAAATGGTTCGGCGAACGTCCGGGCAAGAAGAAGGATGACCCAGACACACCCGAAGAGGAAGAGCTCAAGAAAAACGAGGAAGACGAAGAACCGTTTGGCCTCGACGACGAAGAAGCTGAAGAAGAA GTTGAAGAGGAAGAAGAGGAGGAAGAAGAAGAGGAAGAGGAGGAGGAAGAGGAGGAAgaggaagaagaagaagaggAAGAGGAAGAAGaggaagaataa
- the LOC114119244 gene encoding uncharacterized protein LOC114119244 produces MAMTTDESLRQIFEEGVEGNTMTLDTTQSITIPMGVEPDMTTVMSQNVPESSLSTTVPVATLTWMENDDTSCSSISSNNTVSDTLEKVYTESEMEEILEKEKSQHQQSLNNMKNEYEKKEIELIKQKIELEKKNIESGHEIIVIKQQKIELCQKFEQEIRDYNLRSKVKEKQVKELILQMNELSVTNERLRGTKLKRNIIREDYNNSKYTVDQLNMFVITCSVKNGRTKYYAFRRKLKGLLYAINEKTNTSCGEHVKFWYVSSNAVKDFDKCKKYLNQQANENNIRLKTQRNTIDVDETSTDNIVELIRAFGVFADMIKLDEKFLQNVIEISQNHRRTDSSWVKVEQLNKFVTEQSDEMFKDIYDHIMKDLSRLR; encoded by the coding sequence ATGGCCATGACGACTGACGAGTCACTGAGACAGATATTCGAAGAAGGCGTCGAAGGCAATACCATGACACTGGATACTACACAATCCATCACTATTCCGATGGGTGTAGAACCAGATATGACTACCGTAATGTCGCAAAATGTTCCCGAGTCGTCACTGTCAACCACCGTACCGGTTGCAACACTAACATGGATGGAAAACGATGATACTAGTTGTTCGTCAATCTCGTCAAACAATACGGTTAGCGATACATTGGAAAAAGTGTACACGGAGTCTGAAATGGAAGAGATTCTCGAAAAAGAGAAAAGTCAACACCAGCAGTCGCTTAACAATATGAAGAAcgagtatgaaaaaaaagaaattgaactcataaaacaaaaaattgaactcgaaaaaaaaaatattgaatcagGTCacgaaattattgtaattaaacaacaaaaaattgaattatgtcAGAAATTTGAACAAGAGATCAGGGATTACAATTTACGGAGTaaagtaaaagaaaaacaagtCAAAGAATTAATACTACAAATGAATGAGTTAAGCGTGACCAATGAGCGTTTACGTGGCACAAAGTTAAAACGTAACATTATACGTGAAGATTACAATAATTCGAAATATACCGTGGACCAGCTcaatatgtttgtaataacATGCAGTGTTAAGAATGgcagaacaaaatattacgcTTTCCGGCGTAAACTGAAAGGTTTGCTATATGCCATAAATGAAAAGACCAATACGTCGTGCGGTGAGCATGTAAAGTTCTGGTACGTGTCTTCCAATGCTGTAAAAGACTTCGACAAGTGCAAAAAATACCTAAACCAACAGGCAAATGAGAACAATATCAGACTGAAGACGCAGCGTAATACCATTGACGTTGACGAGACGTCAACCGACAACATCGTCGAATTGATACGTGCTTTCGGAGTATTTGCGGACATGATCAAACTTGATGAGAAGTTCCTACAAAACGTTATAGAAATTTCCCAAAATCATAGGAGAACCGACAGCAGTTGGGTCAAAGTTGAACAGCTAAATAAATTCGTCACGGAACAGTCCGATGAAATGTTTAAAGACATTTACGATCACATTATGAAGGATCTCAGTCGGTtaagataa
- the LOC114119217 gene encoding troponin T, skeletal muscle isoform X1, which translates to MSDEEEVYTDSEEETQPEPEKSKDGDGDPEFVKRQELKSSALDEQLKEYIQEWRKQRSKEEDDLKKLKEKQAKRKVMRAEEEKRMAERKKQEEERRQREVEEKKQKDIEEKRKRLEEAEKKRQAMMAALKEQTNKSKGPNFTISKKEGALSMTSAQLERNKTREQIEEEKKISLSFRIKPLNIEGFSVQKLQFKATELWDQIIKLETEKYDLEERQKRQDYDLKELKERQKQQLRHKALKKGLDPEALTGKYPPKIQVASKYERRVDTRSYDDKKKLFEGGYMETTKESMEKQWTEKSDQFGGRAKGRLPKWFGERPGKKKDDPDTPEEEELKKNEEDEEPFGLDDEEAEEEVEEEEEEEEEEEEEEEEEEEEEEEEEEEEEEE; encoded by the exons ATGTCCGACGAAGAAGAAGTGTACAC tGATTCCGAAGAGGAAAC GCAACCGGAGCCTGAAAAAAGCAAAGA tgGAGATGGAGATCCCGAATTCGTTAAG AGGCAAGAATTAAAATCTTCAGCCTTAGACGAACAGCTTAAAGAGTACATCCAAGAATGGCGCAAACAGCGGTCAAAGGAAGAAGACGACTTAAAGAAGTTGAAGGAAAAACAGGCCAAGCGCAAGGTTATGCGAGCGGAAGAAGAGAAGAGAATGGCCGAGAGAAAGAAGCAAGAAGAAGAACGCAGACAGAGAGAAGTCGAAGAAAAGAAACAAAAGGACATCGAAGAAAAACGTAAACGTCTAGAAGAGGCCGAGAAAAAACGGCAAGCTATGATGGCTGCTCTTAAGGAACAAACCAATAAATCTAAAGGACCAAACTTCACCATCAGCAAAAAAGAAGGT GCGTTGAGTATGACTTCTGCCCAACTTGAACGCAATAAAACCAGAGAACAGATCGaagaagaaaagaaaatatcgtTGAGCTTCAGAATCAAACCTTTGAATATTGAAGGATTCTCTGTGCAAAAACTCCAATTCAAAGCTACCGAACTCTGGGACCAGATCATCAAGCTGGAAACAGAAAAATACGATTTGGAGGAAAGGCAAAAGAGACAAGATTACGAC TTGAAAGAGTTGAAAGAACGTCAGAAGCAACAACTCCGCCATAAGGCTCTGAAAAAGGGTCTCGACCCCGAAGCCCTAACCGGCAAATACCCA CCCAAGATCCAAGTCGCTTCCAAGTACGAGAGGCGAGTTGACACAAGGTCTTATGATGATAAAAAGAAGCTGTTCGAAGGA gGTTATATGGAAACCACTAAAGAATCGATGGAAAAACAATGGACAGAAAAAAGTGACCAATTCGGTGGCCGCGCTAAAG GACGATTACCGAAATGGTTCGGCGAACGTCCGGGCAAGAAGAAGGATGACCCAGACACACCCGAAGAGGAAGAGCTCAAGAAAAACGAGGAAGACGAAGAACCGTTTGGCCTCGACGACGAAGAAGCTGAAGAAGAA GTTGAAGAGGAAGAAGAGGAGGAAGAAGAAGAGGAAGAGGAGGAGGAAGAGGAGGAAgaggaagaagaagaagaggAAGAGGAAGAAGaggaagaataa
- the LOC114119217 gene encoding troponin T isoform X2, whose protein sequence is MSDEEEVYTDSEEETQPEPEKSKDGDGDPEFVKRQELKSSALDEQLKEYIQEWRKQRSKEEDDLKKLKEKQAKRKVMRAEEEKRMAERKKQEEERRQREVEEKKQKDIEEKRKRLEEAEKKRQAMMAALKEQTNKSKGPNFTISKKEGALSMTSAQLERNKTREQIEEEKKISLSFRIKPLNIEGFSVQKLQFKATELWDQIIKLETEKYDLEERQKRQDYDLKELKERQKQQLRHKALKKGLDPEALTGKYPPKIQVASKYERRVDTRSYDDKKKLFEGGLEELIGEKTESNWNRKYEQFMKRSRRRLPKWFGERPGKKKDDPDTPEEEELKKNEEDEEPFGLDDEEAEEEVEEEEEEEEEEEEEEEEEEEEEEEEEEEEEEE, encoded by the exons ATGTCCGACGAAGAAGAAGTGTACAC tGATTCCGAAGAGGAAAC GCAACCGGAGCCTGAAAAAAGCAAAGA tgGAGATGGAGATCCCGAATTCGTTAAG AGGCAAGAATTAAAATCTTCAGCCTTAGACGAACAGCTTAAAGAGTACATCCAAGAATGGCGCAAACAGCGGTCAAAGGAAGAAGACGACTTAAAGAAGTTGAAGGAAAAACAGGCCAAGCGCAAGGTTATGCGAGCGGAAGAAGAGAAGAGAATGGCCGAGAGAAAGAAGCAAGAAGAAGAACGCAGACAGAGAGAAGTCGAAGAAAAGAAACAAAAGGACATCGAAGAAAAACGTAAACGTCTAGAAGAGGCCGAGAAAAAACGGCAAGCTATGATGGCTGCTCTTAAGGAACAAACCAATAAATCTAAAGGACCAAACTTCACCATCAGCAAAAAAGAAGGT GCGTTGAGTATGACTTCTGCCCAACTTGAACGCAATAAAACCAGAGAACAGATCGaagaagaaaagaaaatatcgtTGAGCTTCAGAATCAAACCTTTGAATATTGAAGGATTCTCTGTGCAAAAACTCCAATTCAAAGCTACCGAACTCTGGGACCAGATCATCAAGCTGGAAACAGAAAAATACGATTTGGAGGAAAGGCAAAAGAGACAAGATTACGAC TTGAAAGAGTTGAAAGAACGTCAGAAGCAACAACTCCGCCATAAGGCTCTGAAAAAGGGTCTCGACCCCGAAGCCCTAACCGGCAAATACCCA CCCAAGATCCAAGTCGCTTCCAAGTACGAGAGGCGAGTTGACACAAGGTCTTATGATGATAAAAAGAAGCTGTTCGAAGGA GGTCTGGAAGAGTTGATAGGCGAAAAGACCGAGTCTAACTGGAATCGTAAATACGAACAATTCATGAAAAGAAGTAGAA GACGATTACCGAAATGGTTCGGCGAACGTCCGGGCAAGAAGAAGGATGACCCAGACACACCCGAAGAGGAAGAGCTCAAGAAAAACGAGGAAGACGAAGAACCGTTTGGCCTCGACGACGAAGAAGCTGAAGAAGAA GTTGAAGAGGAAGAAGAGGAGGAAGAAGAAGAGGAAGAGGAGGAGGAAGAGGAGGAAgaggaagaagaagaagaggAAGAGGAAGAAGaggaagaataa
- the LOC114119217 gene encoding troponin T isoform X3 — translation MSDEEEVYTDSEEETGDGDPEFVKRQELKSSALDEQLKEYIQEWRKQRSKEEDDLKKLKEKQAKRKVMRAEEEKRMAERKKQEEERRQREVEEKKQKDIEEKRKRLEEAEKKRQAMMAALKEQTNKSKGPNFTISKKEGALSMTSAQLERNKTREQIEEEKKISLSFRIKPLNIEGFSVQKLQFKATELWDQIIKLETEKYDLEERQKRQDYDLKELKERQKQQLRHKALKKGLDPEALTGKYPPKIQVASKYERRVDTRSYDDKKKLFEGGYMETTKESMEKQWTEKSDQFGGRAKGRLPKWFGERPGKKKDDPDTPEEEELKKNEEDEEPFGLDDEEAEEEVEEEEEEEEEEEEEEEEEEEEEEEEEEEEEEE, via the exons ATGTCCGACGAAGAAGAAGTGTACAC tGATTCCGAAGAGGAAAC tgGAGATGGAGATCCCGAATTCGTTAAG AGGCAAGAATTAAAATCTTCAGCCTTAGACGAACAGCTTAAAGAGTACATCCAAGAATGGCGCAAACAGCGGTCAAAGGAAGAAGACGACTTAAAGAAGTTGAAGGAAAAACAGGCCAAGCGCAAGGTTATGCGAGCGGAAGAAGAGAAGAGAATGGCCGAGAGAAAGAAGCAAGAAGAAGAACGCAGACAGAGAGAAGTCGAAGAAAAGAAACAAAAGGACATCGAAGAAAAACGTAAACGTCTAGAAGAGGCCGAGAAAAAACGGCAAGCTATGATGGCTGCTCTTAAGGAACAAACCAATAAATCTAAAGGACCAAACTTCACCATCAGCAAAAAAGAAGGT GCGTTGAGTATGACTTCTGCCCAACTTGAACGCAATAAAACCAGAGAACAGATCGaagaagaaaagaaaatatcgtTGAGCTTCAGAATCAAACCTTTGAATATTGAAGGATTCTCTGTGCAAAAACTCCAATTCAAAGCTACCGAACTCTGGGACCAGATCATCAAGCTGGAAACAGAAAAATACGATTTGGAGGAAAGGCAAAAGAGACAAGATTACGAC TTGAAAGAGTTGAAAGAACGTCAGAAGCAACAACTCCGCCATAAGGCTCTGAAAAAGGGTCTCGACCCCGAAGCCCTAACCGGCAAATACCCA CCCAAGATCCAAGTCGCTTCCAAGTACGAGAGGCGAGTTGACACAAGGTCTTATGATGATAAAAAGAAGCTGTTCGAAGGA gGTTATATGGAAACCACTAAAGAATCGATGGAAAAACAATGGACAGAAAAAAGTGACCAATTCGGTGGCCGCGCTAAAG GACGATTACCGAAATGGTTCGGCGAACGTCCGGGCAAGAAGAAGGATGACCCAGACACACCCGAAGAGGAAGAGCTCAAGAAAAACGAGGAAGACGAAGAACCGTTTGGCCTCGACGACGAAGAAGCTGAAGAAGAA GTTGAAGAGGAAGAAGAGGAGGAAGAAGAAGAGGAAGAGGAGGAGGAAGAGGAGGAAgaggaagaagaagaagaggAAGAGGAAGAAGaggaagaataa
- the LOC114119217 gene encoding troponin T isoform X5: protein MSDEEEVYTGDGDPEFVKRQELKSSALDEQLKEYIQEWRKQRSKEEDDLKKLKEKQAKRKVMRAEEEKRMAERKKQEEERRQREVEEKKQKDIEEKRKRLEEAEKKRQAMMAALKEQTNKSKGPNFTISKKEGALSMTSAQLERNKTREQIEEEKKISLSFRIKPLNIEGFSVQKLQFKATELWDQIIKLETEKYDLEERQKRQDYDLKELKERQKQQLRHKALKKGLDPEALTGKYPPKIQVASKYERRVDTRSYDDKKKLFEGGLEELIGEKTESNWNRKYEQFMKRSRRRLPKWFGERPGKKKDDPDTPEEEELKKNEEDEEPFGLDDEEAEEEVEEEEEEEEEEEEEEEEEEEEEEEEEEEEEEE from the exons ATGTCCGACGAAGAAGAAGTGTACAC tgGAGATGGAGATCCCGAATTCGTTAAG AGGCAAGAATTAAAATCTTCAGCCTTAGACGAACAGCTTAAAGAGTACATCCAAGAATGGCGCAAACAGCGGTCAAAGGAAGAAGACGACTTAAAGAAGTTGAAGGAAAAACAGGCCAAGCGCAAGGTTATGCGAGCGGAAGAAGAGAAGAGAATGGCCGAGAGAAAGAAGCAAGAAGAAGAACGCAGACAGAGAGAAGTCGAAGAAAAGAAACAAAAGGACATCGAAGAAAAACGTAAACGTCTAGAAGAGGCCGAGAAAAAACGGCAAGCTATGATGGCTGCTCTTAAGGAACAAACCAATAAATCTAAAGGACCAAACTTCACCATCAGCAAAAAAGAAGGT GCGTTGAGTATGACTTCTGCCCAACTTGAACGCAATAAAACCAGAGAACAGATCGaagaagaaaagaaaatatcgtTGAGCTTCAGAATCAAACCTTTGAATATTGAAGGATTCTCTGTGCAAAAACTCCAATTCAAAGCTACCGAACTCTGGGACCAGATCATCAAGCTGGAAACAGAAAAATACGATTTGGAGGAAAGGCAAAAGAGACAAGATTACGAC TTGAAAGAGTTGAAAGAACGTCAGAAGCAACAACTCCGCCATAAGGCTCTGAAAAAGGGTCTCGACCCCGAAGCCCTAACCGGCAAATACCCA CCCAAGATCCAAGTCGCTTCCAAGTACGAGAGGCGAGTTGACACAAGGTCTTATGATGATAAAAAGAAGCTGTTCGAAGGA GGTCTGGAAGAGTTGATAGGCGAAAAGACCGAGTCTAACTGGAATCGTAAATACGAACAATTCATGAAAAGAAGTAGAA GACGATTACCGAAATGGTTCGGCGAACGTCCGGGCAAGAAGAAGGATGACCCAGACACACCCGAAGAGGAAGAGCTCAAGAAAAACGAGGAAGACGAAGAACCGTTTGGCCTCGACGACGAAGAAGCTGAAGAAGAA GTTGAAGAGGAAGAAGAGGAGGAAGAAGAAGAGGAAGAGGAGGAGGAAGAGGAGGAAgaggaagaagaagaagaggAAGAGGAAGAAGaggaagaataa